In the genome of Acidobacteriota bacterium, one region contains:
- a CDS encoding HAMP domain-containing sensor histidine kinase, with protein sequence MGPVSEVPVDLARPFGTLIPGYHEAETHDAELHALVRPHPDRDGLVLSIARFPESERAEDQLALAILAGLVTTVLAGGLLGWLLARRLVAPIERLEKRLAAGQSPYAWGLPADEIGALARALDEAHERTQRARRRERLFLREASHELRTPVTVIQGVCDLLADEDPADDPRFTDRLGRIARSVRRMNATIQSLLWMAREESRRSAQDGLPIATQLTDLIEEFRLLLPPGVELVATPPHHDRPFRDSTLLMVALSNLIRNAIEHTESGEIQVAIEGRWARVADSGRGIDSELLQRLNDPDAPAGGGLGLPIVHRICRRCGWRFELSSEVGRGTAGRIQFAPATEQD encoded by the coding sequence TTGGGCCCCGTTTCTGAAGTGCCGGTGGACCTCGCTCGCCCCTTCGGCACCCTGATCCCCGGCTATCACGAAGCCGAGACTCACGACGCCGAACTCCACGCTCTGGTACGGCCCCACCCCGACAGAGACGGTCTGGTGCTGTCGATCGCCCGCTTCCCGGAGAGCGAGCGGGCCGAAGATCAACTCGCCTTGGCGATCCTCGCCGGACTGGTGACCACCGTCCTCGCAGGCGGCCTCCTCGGGTGGCTCCTCGCTCGGCGGCTGGTCGCTCCCATCGAAAGGCTCGAGAAACGCTTGGCCGCCGGCCAGTCGCCCTATGCCTGGGGCCTACCGGCGGATGAGATCGGCGCCCTGGCGCGAGCCCTCGACGAAGCCCACGAGCGGACGCAACGAGCCCGCCGCCGCGAGCGGCTGTTCCTGCGCGAAGCCAGCCACGAACTGCGCACGCCGGTGACCGTGATCCAGGGGGTGTGCGATCTCCTGGCCGATGAAGATCCGGCCGATGATCCTCGGTTCACCGATCGCCTGGGGCGGATCGCGCGCTCCGTTCGCCGAATGAATGCGACCATCCAGAGCTTGCTGTGGATGGCGCGGGAGGAAAGCCGCCGCAGCGCCCAGGACGGGCTCCCGATCGCCACCCAGCTCACAGACTTGATCGAAGAGTTCCGCCTGCTCCTGCCGCCGGGCGTCGAACTGGTCGCAACGCCCCCGCACCACGACCGCCCCTTTCGGGACTCGACCCTCCTGATGGTGGCGCTCTCCAATCTCATCCGCAATGCCATCGAGCACACCGAGAGCGGCGAAATCCAGGTCGCCATCGAAGGCCGATGGGCTCGGGTCGCGGATTCCGGAAGAGGCATCGACTCGGAGCTCCTGCAACGCCTGAACGATCCCGACGCTCCCGCCGGCGGCGGCTTGGGGTTGCCGATCGTGCATCGCATCTGCCGACGCTGTGGCTGGCGCTTCGAACTGTCGAGCGAAGTCGGCCGCGGAACGGCGGGGCGCATTCAGTTCGCTCCGGCCACGGAGCAAGACTGA
- a CDS encoding DinB family protein encodes MRYLFKGMFLVLLALCTTLPATADGGDDALKAAVTANLEETAKKLIALAEAAPEDMYGWRPTVEVRTLSEVYMHVVSANLMLPGALGAAPPEGVEIGENPIATAKMWEETITSKDEVVAKLKESFAYLTEALGSLEDLDAEVQIFGPPQPKRAYYMILLGHAHEHLGQAISYTRSMGLVPPWSQQAE; translated from the coding sequence ATGAGATATCTATTCAAGGGGATGTTCCTGGTTCTGCTCGCCCTGTGCACGACCCTGCCGGCGACGGCGGACGGCGGCGACGACGCCCTCAAAGCAGCGGTGACGGCCAACCTGGAGGAAACGGCAAAGAAGCTGATCGCGCTGGCCGAGGCCGCTCCGGAGGACATGTACGGTTGGCGGCCGACGGTCGAGGTCCGTACCCTGAGCGAGGTCTACATGCACGTCGTGAGCGCCAACCTAATGCTGCCCGGCGCTCTCGGCGCCGCCCCGCCGGAAGGGGTCGAGATCGGCGAGAACCCCATCGCCACGGCGAAGATGTGGGAGGAGACCATTACTTCGAAGGACGAAGTGGTGGCCAAGCTCAAGGAATCCTTCGCCTACTTGACGGAGGCTCTTGGCTCCCTCGAAGATCTCGACGCGGAGGTCCAGATCTTCGGTCCCCCGCAGCCCAAACGGGCCTATTACATGATTCTCCTCGGGCACGCCCATGAGCATCTGGGCCAAGCCATCAGCTACACCCGCAGCATGGGCCTGGTGCCGCCCTGGAGCCAGCAGGCCGAGTAG
- a CDS encoding YdeI/OmpD-associated family protein, translating to MSEQPIFFASPAEFRAWLESNHDGAEVLWVGYWKVATGKASVTWEESVREALCFGWIDGLRRSIDEASYKIRFTRRKATSHWSQKNLGMVQELIEQGRMQPAGMQAYELRNEGKIARASYEQESAHLPKEYEDRIRSDEKAWRFFEELAPGYTKTSIHWVVSAKREETRRRRLQILIDSCAAGEKIPMLRKYT from the coding sequence ATGTCCGAGCAACCCATCTTCTTCGCATCTCCCGCCGAGTTTCGAGCCTGGCTGGAGTCGAACCATGACGGCGCGGAGGTTCTGTGGGTCGGCTATTGGAAGGTGGCGACCGGCAAAGCCAGCGTGACCTGGGAGGAGTCCGTTCGAGAAGCCCTGTGCTTCGGCTGGATCGACGGGCTCCGTCGGTCGATCGACGAGGCGAGTTACAAGATCCGCTTTACTCGCCGCAAGGCCACCAGCCATTGGAGTCAGAAGAACCTCGGGATGGTGCAAGAGCTCATCGAGCAAGGCCGCATGCAGCCGGCCGGCATGCAGGCCTATGAGCTGCGCAACGAAGGCAAGATCGCGCGCGCTTCCTACGAACAAGAGTCCGCCCATCTGCCCAAGGAGTACGAGGACCGGATTCGGTCGGACGAGAAGGCCTGGCGGTTCTTCGAGGAGCTGGCGCCGGGCTACACCAAGACCTCCATTCACTGGGTGGTGAGCGCCAAGCGCGAAGAAACCCGCCGGCGCCGGCTGCAGATCCTGATCGATTCCTGCGCCGCCGGCGAGAAGATCCCGATGCTGCGGAAGTACACTTAA
- a CDS encoding SLC13 family permease — protein sequence MSFEAILLLTFLIAALASFLLELLPVDVTALGLVLALMVTGIVPVNEALVGFSNKGVLTIGGLFILSHSLIRTGLVELAGERLSRRFRHRKWLGIGVLLAVVAVISGFLNNTAVVAMTIPLAVDISRRIEINPSKVLMPLSFAAIFGGTLTLIGTSTNLLVSSLLEENGQEPLSMFQFTPMAVVFLAVGLIYVLVLAPRFLPERTKIETLTSEFEMDDFLTELEILEDTKLVGQTALEAQLSERYDVTVLTVIRGNQRISVNLRTVPFEVGDLLLVRGGPSNLLRLRNETGVALLSDVKLDDAELSESQQVVEALVSPNSSLIGRTLQQADFRHSYGAFVLAIRRAESTLRERLARTRLRFADTLLIVVSPDRLGELRRHHDLIVTTEVDVKLRRERLWWLPIALVPSVILLAATGLVDLVVAVLAAIVVLLVLKVIRPQESYRAVEWRVIVFIAAFIPVGDAMLRTGLADKLANAVLAPTALVPQAIAPWVAVSVLYLVTSVATETVTNSAAAIVLTPVALGMASQLDVRPEALVIAICFAASASFMTPTGYQTNMMVYGAGNYRFTDFSRFGGPLNLLFWILASALLPVFFPFH from the coding sequence ATGTCCTTCGAAGCGATTCTTCTGCTGACGTTCTTGATCGCGGCTCTCGCCTCGTTCCTGCTCGAGCTGCTGCCGGTCGATGTGACGGCCCTCGGCCTGGTGCTGGCGCTAATGGTCACCGGCATCGTGCCGGTGAACGAAGCCCTGGTCGGTTTCTCCAACAAAGGCGTGCTGACCATCGGCGGCCTGTTCATTCTGAGCCACTCCCTCATCCGCACCGGCCTGGTCGAGCTGGCCGGCGAGCGCTTGAGTCGCCGCTTCCGGCACCGCAAGTGGCTCGGCATCGGCGTGCTCCTGGCGGTGGTGGCGGTGATCTCCGGCTTCCTCAACAACACCGCCGTGGTGGCCATGACCATTCCACTGGCGGTGGATATCAGCCGACGGATCGAAATCAATCCCAGCAAAGTGCTCATGCCGCTGTCCTTTGCGGCCATCTTCGGCGGCACCCTCACCCTGATCGGTACCTCAACGAACCTGCTGGTGAGTTCGCTGCTGGAGGAAAACGGCCAAGAGCCGCTGTCGATGTTTCAGTTCACTCCTATGGCGGTCGTCTTCCTGGCGGTGGGATTGATCTACGTTCTGGTGCTGGCGCCGCGCTTCCTGCCGGAGCGGACGAAGATCGAGACTTTGACCAGCGAGTTCGAGATGGATGACTTTTTGACCGAACTCGAAATCCTGGAAGACACCAAGCTGGTGGGCCAGACCGCCCTCGAGGCCCAGCTCAGCGAGCGCTACGACGTCACCGTGCTGACGGTGATCCGGGGCAACCAGCGGATCTCGGTCAATCTGCGCACGGTGCCCTTCGAAGTCGGCGATCTGCTGCTGGTGCGCGGCGGTCCGTCCAACCTGCTGCGACTGCGCAACGAGACCGGCGTGGCCCTGCTGAGTGACGTCAAGCTCGACGACGCCGAGCTGTCCGAAAGCCAGCAGGTGGTCGAAGCCCTGGTCAGTCCCAACAGCAGCCTGATCGGCCGCACCCTCCAGCAAGCGGACTTTCGGCACAGCTACGGCGCGTTCGTGCTGGCCATACGCCGCGCCGAGTCCACCCTGCGGGAGCGCCTGGCCCGCACCCGGCTGCGCTTCGCCGACACCCTGCTGATCGTGGTGTCGCCGGACCGCCTCGGGGAGCTGCGGCGCCACCACGACCTGATCGTCACGACGGAGGTGGACGTGAAGCTAAGGCGGGAACGGCTGTGGTGGCTGCCGATAGCCCTCGTCCCATCGGTCATCCTCCTCGCGGCCACCGGCTTGGTGGACCTGGTGGTAGCGGTGCTGGCGGCGATCGTCGTACTGCTGGTGCTGAAGGTCATTCGGCCGCAGGAGTCCTACCGCGCGGTCGAGTGGCGGGTGATCGTATTCATTGCCGCCTTCATTCCCGTCGGCGATGCGATGCTGCGTACCGGCCTGGCGGACAAGCTGGCGAACGCCGTTCTAGCGCCGACGGCTCTGGTGCCGCAGGCCATCGCGCCGTGGGTGGCGGTGTCCGTCCTGTACCTGGTGACGTCGGTCGCGACGGAGACGGTGACCAACAGCGCCGCCGCCATCGTGCTGACGCCGGTGGCCTTGGGCATGGCGTCGCAGCTCGACGTGCGGCCGGAGGCGCTGGTGATCGCCATTTGCTTCGCCGCGTCGGCGTCGTTCATGACGCCGACCGGCTATCAGACGAACATGATGGTCTACGGCGCCGGCAACTACCGCTTCACCGACTTCAGCCGCTTCGGGGGCCCCCTGAACCTGCTGTTCTGGATCCTCGCCTCGGCGCTCCTGCCGGTCTTCTTTCCGTTCCACTAA
- a CDS encoding DNA alkylation repair protein, which produces MNAVQELHDRLAPLGTTERATHEKKYLKSDLDFLGVPVPLIRKEVRRWSKEQPTLTRAQLLATVRGLWRTRVHELRSFGAFLLTSRLDLLEVADFALLENLLRRAKTWAHVDALAVHGAGPLVEQHPAAGSEVLDRWIADDDFWIRRSAILALLLPLRRGGGDWPRFVRYGDRLLDEKEFFLRKAIGWVARETSKERPEIVVDWVRRHLDRMSGVTFREAVRRLPDGVREELTAAYKGR; this is translated from the coding sequence ATGAACGCCGTCCAGGAATTGCACGATCGCCTCGCTCCCCTCGGCACCACTGAGCGGGCGACCCATGAAAAGAAATACCTCAAGAGCGATCTCGACTTTCTCGGAGTACCGGTACCGCTGATCCGGAAAGAGGTCCGGCGCTGGTCGAAGGAGCAACCGACCCTCACCCGCGCCCAGCTCCTCGCCACCGTCCGCGGCCTATGGCGCACTCGAGTCCACGAGCTGCGGTCTTTCGGAGCCTTTCTTCTCACCTCCCGGCTCGACCTGCTCGAAGTCGCAGATTTCGCTCTCCTCGAGAACCTGCTCCGCCGGGCGAAGACCTGGGCGCACGTCGACGCCCTCGCCGTCCACGGCGCGGGACCGCTGGTGGAGCAACACCCGGCCGCCGGCTCCGAGGTTCTCGATCGCTGGATCGCAGACGACGACTTCTGGATTCGCCGATCCGCCATCCTCGCCCTGCTGCTGCCACTGCGCCGCGGCGGAGGGGACTGGCCGCGCTTCGTCCGCTATGGCGACCGGTTACTCGATGAAAAGGAATTCTTCCTTCGCAAAGCCATCGGTTGGGTCGCCCGGGAAACCTCGAAGGAACGTCCCGAAATCGTCGTCGATTGGGTGCGCCGCCACCTCGATCGAATGTCCGGAGTGACCTTTCGAGAGGCCGTTCGGCGTTTGCCGGATGGAGTGCGCGAGGAACTCACCGCCGCCTACAAGGGGCGTTGA
- a CDS encoding LytTR family transcriptional regulator DNA-binding domain-containing protein, with protein sequence MEVSAGLLEQQPVGCPLHRSVLVKRHRVRRIGPGFDGRHRVFVEGIDKPLTMSGRYAKRLAERLHVGPKSVG encoded by the coding sequence GTGGAAGTTTCTGCTGGACTCCTGGAACAGCAGCCAGTCGGCTGCCCCTTGCACCGTTCGGTGCTGGTGAAGCGGCATCGGGTGCGGCGCATCGGACCGGGATTCGACGGCCGCCACCGGGTGTTCGTCGAGGGCATCGATAAACCCTTGACGATGAGCGGGCGCTACGCCAAGCGCCTCGCCGAGCGATTGCACGTCGGTCCTAAGAGCGTTGGCTAG
- a CDS encoding S8 family serine peptidase, producing MLLFPRCGRRSSSWQRGLLCLVVAGLALPLVAQAEAPTPSALEQIQTLTQMKKARTPAQHKLDSNLLIEVLRQRRDPATARLQEFRTGIDLDARERVMVDIRAEVTDELLAAVNDLGGWVESAFPRWNTLRVQLPLAALEALAERAEVRGVRPADRMLVNGNITVTEGDVAHESDTARTTFSVNGSGVTACAISDSVDELANLQAAGELPPGVTVLPGQSGNPGSSEGTALLEIMHDMAPGAALAFATANGGQAQFAQNILDLAAAGCKVIAEDVFYFAEPVFQDGIIAQAVDQVAADGVFYFVAAGNSGRLNAGTSGVWEGQYSATALPAALPGAGLSAHDFGGGSASNEITEDALNDAPFFTLWWSDPLDSAGNDYDLYLLDDTLTNVLGASTNTQNGDDDPFEILASVGEDDTGNRLVVVKFSGDDRFLQLNTHRGRLEFATAGQIGGHIAAEGAFAVAAVNVATAGGGPFTGGAANPSEPFNSDGPRRIFFNPDGSPVVPAFGSGEPLLGGQTSIVRQKPDIAAADGVSTTTPGFETFFGSSASAPHAAAISALLNELFPTVTQDDLFPLFESTALDIEAPGFDRDSGFGIIPAPDLLDNAADIFADGFESGDAASWTDFVP from the coding sequence ATGCTGCTATTTCCTCGTTGTGGCCGTCGTTCCAGCTCCTGGCAGCGCGGACTTCTTTGCCTGGTCGTCGCCGGGCTGGCCCTTCCCCTCGTCGCACAGGCCGAGGCTCCAACTCCCTCTGCCCTGGAGCAGATCCAAACCCTCACCCAGATGAAAAAGGCGCGCACGCCGGCACAGCACAAGCTCGATTCCAATCTTCTGATCGAGGTGCTGCGGCAGCGCCGCGACCCGGCCACGGCGCGGCTGCAGGAATTCCGCACGGGCATCGATCTGGACGCCCGGGAGCGGGTGATGGTCGATATCCGGGCCGAGGTGACGGACGAGTTGCTGGCCGCCGTCAACGACCTCGGCGGATGGGTGGAGAGCGCCTTCCCGCGCTGGAATACGCTGCGAGTTCAGCTACCGCTGGCGGCTCTTGAGGCGTTGGCCGAACGCGCCGAGGTGCGCGGCGTGCGCCCGGCGGATCGGATGCTGGTGAACGGCAATATCACGGTGACCGAGGGCGATGTCGCCCACGAATCGGATACGGCCAGGACGACGTTCTCGGTGAACGGTTCCGGCGTAACGGCCTGCGCTATTTCCGACAGCGTGGACGAGCTCGCGAACTTGCAGGCGGCCGGTGAGCTGCCGCCGGGAGTGACGGTGCTGCCGGGGCAGAGCGGAAACCCGGGATCGAGCGAGGGCACGGCACTCCTGGAGATCATGCACGACATGGCGCCCGGGGCGGCTCTCGCCTTCGCCACCGCCAATGGTGGCCAGGCGCAGTTCGCCCAGAACATCCTCGACCTCGCCGCCGCCGGCTGTAAGGTGATCGCCGAGGACGTTTTCTACTTCGCCGAGCCGGTATTTCAGGACGGCATCATCGCCCAGGCGGTGGATCAGGTGGCGGCGGATGGAGTCTTCTACTTCGTGGCGGCGGGCAACTCCGGTCGGTTGAACGCCGGCACCTCGGGCGTTTGGGAGGGGCAGTACTCGGCCACAGCGCTCCCCGCGGCGCTCCCCGGCGCCGGCCTCTCGGCGCATGATTTCGGAGGTGGCTCGGCCTCCAACGAGATCACCGAAGACGCACTCAACGATGCCCCGTTCTTCACCCTGTGGTGGTCCGACCCGCTGGACTCGGCCGGCAACGACTACGATCTCTACCTGTTGGACGACACCTTGACGAACGTACTCGGTGCTTCCACCAACACTCAGAATGGCGATGACGATCCCTTCGAGATCCTCGCCTCGGTGGGCGAGGACGACACCGGGAACCGGCTGGTGGTGGTGAAGTTCTCGGGCGATGATCGCTTCCTCCAGCTCAACACCCACCGGGGCCGGCTGGAGTTCGCGACCGCCGGGCAGATCGGCGGCCATATCGCCGCCGAGGGCGCCTTCGCGGTGGCCGCCGTCAACGTGGCTACGGCGGGCGGCGGTCCGTTCACCGGCGGAGCCGCCAACCCTTCGGAGCCCTTCAATTCCGACGGTCCTCGGCGCATCTTCTTCAATCCGGACGGCTCGCCGGTGGTGCCGGCCTTCGGCAGCGGTGAGCCTCTGCTCGGTGGCCAAACGTCGATTGTGCGCCAGAAGCCGGACATTGCCGCCGCCGACGGCGTATCCACTACTACGCCGGGGTTCGAAACGTTCTTCGGCAGTTCCGCCTCGGCACCTCACGCCGCCGCGATCTCGGCACTGCTCAACGAACTCTTCCCGACCGTGACGCAGGATGATCTGTTCCCGCTGTTTGAATCCACCGCCCTCGACATTGAGGCGCCGGGCTTCGACCGGGACTCCGGTTTCGGGATCATCCCGGCACCCGACCTGTTGGACAATGCGGCCGACATCTTTGCGGACGGCTTCGAATCCGGTGACGCGGCTTCCTGGACGGACTTCGTGCCCTGA
- a CDS encoding metallophosphoesterase produces MLSSWIFNLILAAGEVVLLRPLIVQRDAFSLRRLSLRLVGVALLAGLLAGLLGMDPFGMLRLLAWAIFLHGTALAALAGWLLWYRSRLLAGACLAIAVILPAIAFNAFRTEPYRLEVTTHRISAPGLTKPVTIVLIADLQTDHLGDYERMALIQAMELHPDLLLLAGDYVQLPPGAALEATQRELNAYLKEIGFAAPLGIYAVEGNTDPPGWERAFEGLSVRTVRSTSTFDLGEIRLTALSLAASFNQSLALPPAPEEAFHIALGHGPDFALSPDATVDLLLAGHIHGGQVQIPGFGPLITLSAVPQSWSTGRTELPTGGTLVVSRGIGMERGRAPRLRFFCRPELVVLELVPPPGASAQHRSRQPGAAELRERASPRRALPKSRPVHSLPPTPPAGS; encoded by the coding sequence ATGCTCTCTTCGTGGATCTTCAATCTGATCTTGGCCGCTGGTGAGGTGGTGCTGCTCAGGCCGCTCATCGTCCAACGAGACGCCTTCAGTCTTCGACGCCTATCGCTTCGGCTGGTGGGTGTCGCGCTGCTAGCCGGCCTGCTGGCCGGGCTCCTGGGGATGGATCCCTTCGGTATGCTGCGGCTCCTCGCCTGGGCGATCTTCCTGCACGGCACGGCGCTGGCGGCTCTAGCCGGTTGGCTGCTGTGGTACCGCTCCCGCCTGCTCGCCGGCGCATGCCTCGCGATCGCCGTCATCTTGCCGGCGATCGCGTTCAACGCCTTCCGAACCGAGCCCTATCGATTAGAGGTCACCACCCACCGCATCTCTGCACCCGGGCTCACCAAGCCGGTCACAATTGTGCTGATCGCCGACCTGCAGACCGATCACCTGGGCGACTACGAACGAATGGCGCTCATCCAGGCGATGGAACTTCACCCGGACCTGCTCCTGCTGGCGGGCGACTACGTGCAGCTTCCTCCGGGCGCCGCGCTGGAAGCGACCCAGCGGGAACTCAATGCCTACTTGAAAGAGATTGGATTCGCCGCCCCGCTGGGCATCTACGCCGTGGAAGGCAACACCGATCCGCCGGGCTGGGAGCGGGCCTTCGAGGGACTGAGCGTCCGAACCGTTCGCTCCACCTCCACCTTCGACCTCGGCGAAATCCGCCTCACCGCCCTCTCTCTGGCAGCCTCCTTCAATCAAAGCCTGGCGCTGCCGCCGGCCCCGGAGGAGGCCTTCCACATCGCCCTAGGTCACGGTCCGGACTTCGCCCTCAGCCCCGACGCGACCGTAGACCTCTTGCTCGCCGGCCACATCCACGGCGGCCAGGTGCAGATTCCCGGCTTCGGCCCGCTGATCACCCTCTCCGCCGTCCCCCAAAGTTGGTCCACCGGCCGCACGGAGCTGCCAACCGGCGGCACCCTGGTCGTCTCCCGCGGCATCGGGATGGAGCGCGGCCGGGCGCCACGACTGCGTTTCTTCTGCCGGCCGGAGCTGGTGGTTCTGGAGTTGGTGCCGCCACCTGGAGCCAGCGCGCAGCATAGAAGCCGCCAACCGGGCGCGGCGGAGCTCCGCGAGCGGGCTAGTCCGCGACGGGCGCTTCCAAAGAGCCGCCCGGTCCATTCCCTCCCACCCACTCCACCCGCCGGCTCGTGA
- a CDS encoding UDP-2,3-diacylglucosamine diphosphatase: protein MSVALIADNHLNGPGGAAEPFLAQLAALPGEGCKRLILMGDLFQAWVGSEKFETPDIAAVVEALRALREAGLRVDYVEGNRDFFLQASPYADAFDSVVREVAFTVDGVRYLAVHGDGLDDRDWQYRFWRTLSKSWLSRALVLRTPRRFAQRLVTSTERRLSGTNFKHKRELPEAVIRRYAARRLSEGYDVLLLGHFHEERTWQVEGGEVRLLEAWFTSRRVEWVGGNGPGGSLEAPVAD from the coding sequence ATGTCCGTCGCGCTCATTGCCGACAACCACCTGAACGGCCCCGGTGGTGCGGCGGAACCCTTCCTCGCCCAGCTCGCGGCCTTGCCCGGAGAGGGCTGCAAGCGCCTGATCCTGATGGGCGATCTGTTCCAGGCCTGGGTGGGCAGCGAGAAATTTGAAACGCCGGACATCGCCGCCGTCGTCGAGGCCCTTCGCGCCCTCCGAGAAGCCGGCCTTCGAGTGGATTACGTCGAAGGCAACCGCGATTTCTTCCTCCAGGCAAGCCCCTACGCCGATGCCTTCGATTCCGTCGTGCGCGAAGTCGCCTTCACCGTCGACGGCGTGCGCTACCTCGCTGTCCACGGCGACGGCCTCGACGACCGCGACTGGCAGTACCGCTTCTGGCGCACGCTTTCGAAGAGCTGGCTTTCCCGCGCCCTGGTGCTCCGCACCCCCCGCCGTTTCGCCCAGCGCCTCGTCACCTCCACCGAACGCCGCCTCTCCGGCACCAACTTCAAGCACAAGAGGGAACTCCCCGAGGCCGTCATCCGCCGCTACGCCGCGCGGAGACTGTCCGAAGGGTACGACGTGCTCCTCCTCGGGCACTTCCACGAGGAGCGGACCTGGCAGGTCGAGGGTGGGGAAGTGCGGCTGCTGGAGGCCTGGTTCACGAGCCGGCGGGTGGAGTGGGTGGGAGGGAATGGACCGGGCGGCTCTTTGGAAGCGCCCGTCGCGGACTAG